A region of the Paracoccaceae bacterium genome:
GAGGCGGCGCATGGGGCGCTGCTGTCGATGCTGGGCAAGGAACCGCTGCTGGACCTTGGGCTGCGGCTGGGCGAAGGTTCGGGTGCGGCACTGGCGATGGCGGTGATGCGGGCGGCGGTCGAATGCCACGCGGGCATGGCAACCTTTGCGGAGGCGGGGGTATCGGGCGGCTGATCGGCCGGATTCCAGGCACGTGCCGGGCGGTGTAACGGCGGGATGAAAGGCGGGCGGCGATGCATGGCGGGAACGTGTTCTACGAGATCGCGGGCCTTGTGATCCTTGCCGCCGGGGCCGGGTTCGTCGGCCTGATGCTGCGGCAGCCGCTGGTCGTGGCCTTCATCGCGGTCGGCATCCTGGCCGGACCGGGTGCCCTGGGGCTGGTCTCCTCGCCCGAGTTCATCGAGACGCTGAGCCAGATCTCGATTGCGGTGCTGCTGTTCCTGGTCGGGCTGAAGCTGGATCTTTCCCTGGTGAAAAGCCTTGGTCGGGTCGCCGTGGCGACGGGGCTGGGGCAGGTGGGGTTTACCGCCGTCTTCGGTTTCCTGATCTGCGTGGCCCTGGGGATCGACGCGCTGACGGCGGTCTACGTTGCGGTCGCGCTGACGTTTTCGTCTACCATCATCATCGTCAAGTTGTTGTCGGACAAGCAGGAAATCGCGGCGCTGCACGGCAGGATCGCGCTTGGATTCCTGATCGTTCAGGACCTTTTCGTGGTCTTCGCGATGATCGCCCTGTCGGCGTTCGGCATGGGGACGGGCGAGGACGGCGCGGGCGGGGGCGATGTGTTGCGGCTGGCGCTTGGCGGCGTGGGCCTGATCGCCGGGACGCTGGTCTTCATCCGCTATGCCGCCGGGCCGCTGTTGCGGCTGATCGCGCGGTCGCCGGAGCTGATGGTGATCTTTGCGGTCGGCTGGGCGGGGGGATTTGCGGCGCTGTCGGACATGATCGGCTTTGGCAAGGAACTTGGCGGCCTGCTGGCGGGGGTTTCGCTGGCGTCGACCGAGTACCGCGACGCCATCGGATCGCGGCTGGCCAGCCTGCGGGACTTTCTGCTGCTGTTCTTCTTCATCAACCTGGGTGCGGGGCTGGACCTTTCGACCATCGGCGCGCAGGTCTGGCCGGCTGCGGTGCTGTCGGTCTTTGTGCTGCTGGGCAACCCTTTGATCGTGCTGATCATTCTTGGGTACATGGGGTACCGGAAGCGGACCGGGTTTCTGGCCGGGCTGACGGTGGCGCAGATCTCGGAGTTCTCGCTGATCTTCATGGCGATGGGGCTGAGCCTTGGGCATGTGGAGGAAAGCGCGGTCGGGCTGGTTACCATCGTCGGGCTGATCACCATCGCGCTGTCGGTCTACATGATCACGTTCTCGCACCGACTGTACGCGCTGTGCGAGCCGTTGCTGGGCTGGGCCGAGCGGCGCGAACCGTTCCGTGAGCTGGCCGAGGAAGGGCGCGAGACGGAGGCGCCGCATGACTTTGTCATCTTCGGCCTGGGCCGCTATGGGCGACGTATTGGCAAGGCATTGACATCGCGCGGTTTTCGGGTGCTTGGCGTCGATTTCGACCCCGAGGCCCTGGCCCGATGGCGTCAGATGGGCATGGCGGGCGCGTTCGGCGATGCCACCGATCCCGAGTTCGTGGCGCATCTGCCGCTGACCGAGGTGCGGGCGGTCATTTCCGCCGTGCCGCGCGAGCGCGGTCCGCTGAGCGAGGCCGACCCGCATGTGGCGGTGGTGCAGGGGTTGCGCGCGGCGGGGTTCCGGGGTGTCGTGGCCCTGTCGGCGGGGGACGCGGAGCAGGGCGAGGCCCTGCGGGCGCAGGGCGCGGACCTGGTGCTGACCCCGTTCGAGGATGCGGCCGACCATGCGGCGGAGAAGCTGGCCCGGCTGTGACGGCGCAGGGTGATTCGCTTCGGGGTTAATGCATTGGAACTGCGGCAAAACCCCGGGGCCGTCCGCCGTCCCGCAGCCGTCGGTTCCGCGTATGGCATCCGTCCCGACGGCCCGTGCCCCGGGGGCGGGGTTAACGCAACGCGCGGGTCAGAGCGGCAGCGGCGCGTCGGGCTTGATCCGTTCCATGACGATCTGGCTTTGCACGCGGCTGACGGCGGGATGAGGCAGCAGCACCTGCTGCACCAGCCGGTTGAGCGCCACCAGATCGGCGCAGAACACGCGCAACAGGTAATCCGCCTCGCCGGTGAGGGTCCACGCGCCGGTGATTTCGGGCTGCACCCGGGTCAGGCGCACGAAGTCGCGGGCGTTCTGTTCGCTGTGGGTGGCCATCACGACGCGGATGAACGCCTCGACGCCCAGGCCGATCCGGGCGGGATCGAGCTCGGCGCGGTAGCGGGTGATCACGCCCTCCGCCTCCAGCCGCTGGCGGCGGCGGGCGGCCTGGCTGGCGGACAGGTTCAGCCGTTCGCCGAGGTCCTGCGCGGTCAGCATGGCATTGTCCTGAATCGCGGCAAGAAGGCGCGTGTCTGTCGCGTCGATCATGCGGGAATCCCTCGTTCGATGCCCAACTGATGCGAGAGATACGCGCGATTTCAGTGTCTGGAAAGAAAGAACGCGGAAAACCTGCATGTGAGATGCGGTATTCTGGCATTGACCAGAGAACAGGAGCGCATCATGGGACCCTTCCCGCACCAGGCCCCGCAGGCTGTCATTTCCGAGGCGAACCCGGCTGGCACGGACGGGTTCGAGTTCGTCGAGTTCGCCCATCCCGAGCCGCAGAAGCTGCGCGACCTGTTCGCGATGATGGGCTATGCGATGACCGCCCGCCATCCGACCCGCGCCGTCGAGCTTTGGCAGCAGGGCGACATCACCTATGTGCTGAATGACGAACCCGGCAGCCATGCGCGCCGCTTTGTCGATGAGCATGGACCCTGCGCACCGTCGATGGGCTGGCGGGTGGTCGATGCGCAGCACGCGCTGGCACATGCGGTGTCGCGCGGTGCCACGGCCTATGAGGGGGCGGACAAGGTGCTGGACGTGCCGGCGATTGTCGGCATCGGCGGGTCGCTGATCTATTTCATCGAGGCCTACCGCGACGGCGCGCACCCCTATGCGGGGTTCGACTTCGTCACCTCGCCCAAGCCGGAAGGCGTGGGGTTCCACTATCTGGACCACCTGACGCACAATGTTCACAAGGGGAACATGGACACCTGGTTCCGGTTCTATGAAGGGATCTTCGGTTTCCGGCAGATCCGGTTCTTCGACATCGAGGGCAAGTATACCGGCCTGTTTTCCCGCGCGCTGACCAGCCCCTGCGGGCGCATCCGCATTCCGATCAACGAGGACCGGGGCGAGACCGGGCAGATCGTCGAATACCTGAAGCGCTACAAGGGCGAGGGCATCCAGCACATCGCGGTGGGCGCGCAGGACATCTATGCCGCGACCGACGAGATTGCGGCGCGCGGGCTGAAGTTCATGCCGAAACCGCCGATGGCCTATTACGAGCTGTCGAAAACCCGGGTGGCGGGCCATGACGAGCCGATCGAGCAGATGGCGAAGCACGGCATCCTGATCGACGGCGAGGGCGTGGTGGATGGCGGCGAGACGCGCATCCTGCTGCAGATCTTCTCGAAGACCGTGATCGGCCCGATCTTCTTCGAGTTCATCCAGCGGAAGGGCGATGACGGGTTCGGCGAGGGGAATTTCCGCGCGCTGTTTGAATCGATCGAGGCCGACCAGATCGAGCGCGGCGTCCTGAAGGCGTCGTGATCAGCCGCGCGGCATGGCGAGCGTCAGCATCCGCCCGCTTTTCTGATAGCGCACCTCGGTCGAGGTGATGGCGGCGACCGTGCCGCCATCCACCCGGTCACCTACCCTGACCTTGGTATAGCGCCCGTTCGCGGTGCGGATCAGCGCGTGGCGGTTCGATGCGGTGCCGTAGATGCCGATCAGGTTCAGCCGGGACAGGTTGATCGCGTTGGCGAAGGTCGCCTGGCGTGCCACGTCGGCGCGGGTGGGGATGCGCGGCGCGGCGCGGGCGGCGGTGAGTTCGGGCTCGTCCTCTTCCTCGGGCTCGGCCGCGCGCGGCTGCGACGCGGGGGCGGCCGGGGCGCTGCGGGTCGCGGCGGCCTCGACCACCGGGGCGGCGCCGGTCGCGGCGGCGACGGCGGCGGCAACGGCACGGCTGAAATCGCGGGGACGGGCGGCGGGGCGGCGCGAGATCG
Encoded here:
- a CDS encoding cation:proton antiporter produces the protein MHGGNVFYEIAGLVILAAGAGFVGLMLRQPLVVAFIAVGILAGPGALGLVSSPEFIETLSQISIAVLLFLVGLKLDLSLVKSLGRVAVATGLGQVGFTAVFGFLICVALGIDALTAVYVAVALTFSSTIIIVKLLSDKQEIAALHGRIALGFLIVQDLFVVFAMIALSAFGMGTGEDGAGGGDVLRLALGGVGLIAGTLVFIRYAAGPLLRLIARSPELMVIFAVGWAGGFAALSDMIGFGKELGGLLAGVSLASTEYRDAIGSRLASLRDFLLLFFFINLGAGLDLSTIGAQVWPAAVLSVFVLLGNPLIVLIILGYMGYRKRTGFLAGLTVAQISEFSLIFMAMGLSLGHVEESAVGLVTIVGLITIALSVYMITFSHRLYALCEPLLGWAERREPFRELAEEGRETEAPHDFVIFGLGRYGRRIGKALTSRGFRVLGVDFDPEALARWRQMGMAGAFGDATDPEFVAHLPLTEVRAVISAVPRERGPLSEADPHVAVVQGLRAAGFRGVVALSAGDAEQGEALRAQGADLVLTPFEDAADHAAEKLARL
- a CDS encoding Lrp/AsnC family transcriptional regulator → MIDATDTRLLAAIQDNAMLTAQDLGERLNLSASQAARRRQRLEAEGVITRYRAELDPARIGLGVEAFIRVVMATHSEQNARDFVRLTRVQPEITGAWTLTGEADYLLRVFCADLVALNRLVQQVLLPHPAVSRVQSQIVMERIKPDAPLPL
- the hppD gene encoding 4-hydroxyphenylpyruvate dioxygenase, with the protein product MGPFPHQAPQAVISEANPAGTDGFEFVEFAHPEPQKLRDLFAMMGYAMTARHPTRAVELWQQGDITYVLNDEPGSHARRFVDEHGPCAPSMGWRVVDAQHALAHAVSRGATAYEGADKVLDVPAIVGIGGSLIYFIEAYRDGAHPYAGFDFVTSPKPEGVGFHYLDHLTHNVHKGNMDTWFRFYEGIFGFRQIRFFDIEGKYTGLFSRALTSPCGRIRIPINEDRGETGQIVEYLKRYKGEGIQHIAVGAQDIYAATDEIAARGLKFMPKPPMAYYELSKTRVAGHDEPIEQMAKHGILIDGEGVVDGGETRILLQIFSKTVIGPIFFEFIQRKGDDGFGEGNFRALFESIEADQIERGVLKAS